Proteins from a single region of Pseudorasbora parva isolate DD20220531a chromosome 22, ASM2467924v1, whole genome shotgun sequence:
- the odad1 gene encoding coiled-coil domain-containing protein 114 has protein sequence MPRGRSAASVLSDSSDLDFEGTAETELEKLQRQFRILEGDRQAYSIQSQEKIRKQRQEISKLREEQEELQRVLACHSHSKNDNQDTESIQTLLEQRNMLDDQLENERQTQTQLEQEIINMEKKLVEARRGEITASQSHTSQARHTQKAIRTLENKLDRALIRFNEQMAKNSQLREEIETLRIQRVRFQQLHHKLDKVLQDVHKDIGEVINMSTTAYDAREEAQTKMTIMKEKAIKDFAQYSAEMKELERVIAHERRLKEFMTTKSNERTAMDDGQEIRRRQEMKEQRRAEAGEETFDTLEEVFQRIKTLTGEDNLEILVTKFIEVEDRNFALFNFVNEQNIEAEKLREEIHQIGEEIKQLNIKGVQKEQENQVALKEVMDQLQECKTQTQQYEAQAEDISKILDQIKTGIESVFTKIDCDPTLVLDMLGSSSGITNSNLMTYISLVEQRTSEMLTIQAFIKSKDLEKSYDLKEVTQFLLGQKPDLQRHDVIVQPPITKPDYEAEDSSVTDEEDRPLTHKELRQRIMSSVVSKDESLRTGGSKDVKTPKSKHHV, from the exons ATGCCTCGTGGAAGATCAGCCGCCAGCGTCCTctctgacagcagtgacttggACTTTGAAGGAACTG CTGAGACAGAGTTGGAAAAACTGCAGAGACAATTTCGTATATTGGAGGGGGATCGGCAGGCCTACAGCATCCAGTCACAGGAAAAAATTCGCAAACAGCG gcAGGAGATTTCTAAGCTGCGCGAGGAACAGGAGGAGTTGCAGCGTGTGCTCGCGTGCCATTCACATAGCAAGAATGACAATCAGGACACTGAGAGTATCCAAACTCTACTGGAGCAACGAAACATGTTGGATGATCAACTAGAGAATGAGAGACAGACCCAAACACAGCTGGAACAGGAG ATTATAAATATGGAGAAAAAGCTGGTGGAAGCGAGAAGAGGAGAGATCACGGCTTCCCAGAGTCACACGTCTCAGGCCCGCCACACTCAGAAGGCCATACGCACCCTGGAGAACAAACTGGACcgg GCTCTTATTCGCTTTAACGAACAGATGGCGAAGAACAGCCAGCTTAGAGAAGAGATCGAGACACTCCGCATTCAACGCGTCCGATTCCAGCAGCTCCATCACAAACTGGATAAG GTATTGCAAGATGTTCATAAGGATATTGGTGAAGTTATCAACATGTCAACCACAGCTTATGATGCCAG AGAGGAGGCTCAGACTAAAATGACCATTATGAAGGAGAAGGCGATAAAGGATTTTGCGCAGTACTCAGCTGAGATGAAGGAGCTGGAGAGAGTCATCGCTCATGAGCGCCGACTCAAAGAGTTCATGACCACCAAGAGTAACGAGAGAACCGCCATGGATGATGGACAGGAAATAAGACGCAGACAAG AGATGAAGGAGCAGAGGAGGGCAGAAGCCGGAGAGGAGACGTTTGACACTCTGGAGGAGGTTTTCCAGCGGATCAAGACATTGACTGGAGAAGATAATTTGGAGATTTTGGTTACAAAATTCATTGAGG TGGAGGACAGGAACTTTGCTCTTTTTAACTTTGTGAATGAACAGAACATAGAAGCTGAGAAACTAAGAGAGGAAATCCATCAG ATTGGAGAAGAGATAAAGCAGTTGAACATAAAAGGTGTCCAAAAGGAACAGGAAAATCAGGTGGCGTTAAAAGAAGTGATGGATCAACTGCAAGAGTGTAAGACACAAACTCAACAGTATGAAGCCCAGGCTGAAGACATCAGCAAAATCCTTGATCAGATCAAAACAG GGATAGAGAGTGTGTTCACTAAGATTGACTGTGACCCAACACTGGTGCTAGACATGCTGGGCTCTTCCTCTGGGATCACAAACAGTAACTTAATGACGTACATCAGCCTAGTGGAGCAGAGGACCAGTGAAATGCTCACCATTCAAGCCTTCATTAAATCTAAG GACCTGGAGAAGAGTTACGACCTGAAAGAGGTCACTCAGTTCCTGCTGGGTCAGAAACCAGACCTGCAGAGACACGACGTGATCGTTCAGCCCCCCATTACCAA GCCTGATTATGAGGCGGAGGACTCTTCTGTCACAGATGAGGAGGATCGACCTTTGACCCACAAAGAACTTCGTCAACGCATTATGAGCAGT GTTGTAAGTAAAGACGAGTCTCTGCGTACAGGAGGAAGCAAAGATGTGAAAACCCCTAAGAGCAAACATCATGTCTAG